The following coding sequences are from one Haliotis asinina isolate JCU_RB_2024 chromosome 3, JCU_Hal_asi_v2, whole genome shotgun sequence window:
- the LOC137279225 gene encoding clavesin-2-like, which produces MAEYGWGLPEELIRKARHELREVPEQRQESVSAVQEQIITRPDIKFLREDEGFIIRFLRARKFNTLEAFKLYARYFEYRQNNPNLFKRFQASEPGVKEALYDGLPGVLPEPDVFGRRILVLYSANWDNSRYGLAAIYRAILLTLEKLVDRDEVQINGFVVVVDWSQFTFKQSTWLNPKILKLMIEGLQDCFPARFAAIHFVNQPWYIEAIFKMLRPFLKEKNRNKIQMHGINLTTLHQHINKDILPAELGGTQPPYNNQSWAKELIGDENFSFGDQHIYWPNSSQLKNRSETFPLDHFSSKGQCLQEKRQGTYLDEEFFLID; this is translated from the exons ATGGCGGAGTATGGATGGGGGCTACCAGAAGAGCTGATCCGAAAAGCCCGCCATGAGCTCCGTGAAGTCCCAGAACAACGGCAAGAGAGTGTGTCGGCAGTGCAGGAACAGATCATAACCAGGCCAGATATCA AATTTTTAAGAGAAGATGAGGGGTTTATCATCAGGTTTCTCAGAGCCAGAAAATTCAACACACTTGAAGCCTTCAAACTATATGCCCGGTATTTTGAGTATCGACAAAACAACCCCAACCTATTCAAAAGGTTCCAGGCCTCGGAACCTGGTGTCAAAGAAGCTTTGTATGATGGCTTGCCTGGAGTCTTGCCCGAACCGGATGTATTTGGAAGAAGAATCTTGGTGCTTTATTCTGCAAACTGGGACAATTCCCGTTATGGGCTTGCTGCAATATATCGAGCTATACTCTTGACATTAGAGAAGCTGGTAGACAGAGATGAAGTGCAGATAAATGGTTTTGTTGTGGTTGTGGACTGGAGTCAGTTTACCTTCAAACAGTCAACTTGGTTAAAtcctaaaattttgaaattgatgaTAGAAGGTTTACAA gatTGTTTCCCAGCCAGATTTGCTGCCATACATTTTGTGAACCAACCATGGTACATCGAagcaattttcaaaatgttacgTCCGTTCCTTAAGGAGAAGAATAGAAATAAG ATCCAGATGCACGGTATCAACTTGACAACCCTCCACCAGCACATCAACAAAGACATCTTGCCTGCAGAGTTGGGAGGGACCCAACCCCCCTACAACAACCAGTCCTGGGCCAAAGAGCTCATAGGTGATGAGAATTTCAGCTTCGGAGACCAACATATATACTGGCCCAACAGCTCACAGCTCAA AAATAGGTCCGAGACTTTTCCCTTGGATCACTTCTCCAGTAAAGGCCAGTGCCTGCAAGAAAAAAGACAGGGAACCTATTTGGATGAAGAGTTCTTCCTCATAGATTGA